The Desulfonatronum thiosulfatophilum DNA segment TTGCAGCGCCATGCTGAAGATAACCGAAGCAAGACTCCTGAGCACACTTGAAAATCTTGACGAGCATGCGGCGGTGCGGGTGGATTCCGCCATCGCCCCCAAGGCCCGCAAGGCCCTGGAAACCATGCTGGACGTCATGGCGAGCAGAAAATGATCGATACTGTCGAGACACGAGCCCTGGTCATCGGCTCCGGGATTGCCGGTTGCGTCGCGGCGCTGACCATCGCCGAGGCCGGCGTGGATGTAGTGTTGATCTGTGCTGGTCGCCAGCTGGACGACGGGAACACGGCCCTGGCCCAGGGGGGGATTGTCTACCGCGGGCTTGGGGATTCCGCGCAGCTGATGGCCAAGGACATCATCACCGCGGGCTGGGAGTTGAACTATCCCCGCGCCGTGCGGTTTCTTTGCCGCAAGGGGCCGGAAGTCCTGAACAAGATTTTTCTGGAAAAACTGGCCGTGCCCTTTGCCCGTGAAGAGCACGGGGAATACCACCTGACCATGGAAGGCGGTCACAGTCGGCCTCGAATCCTCTACAGCGCGGACTATACCGGGCGTGTGATCATGGACAGCCTGATCGTGGCCGTACGCAAGAATCCGCACATCCGCGTGATGACCGAAATGACGGCCATCGACGTCCTGACCACCCACCATCACAGTCATTCCCTGGAAATACGCTACCAGATCGAGAACCAGTGCGTCGGGGCGTACGTGCTTGAACATTCCACGGGAATCGTCCGGCGTTTTCTGGCGGATTACACGGTTCTGGCCACGGGCGGGATCGGCCAGATCTACCTGAACACCACCAATACTTCGGGCTCGCTGGGCTCGGGTTTTGCCATGGCCCACCGCGCCGGGGCCAGGCTGATGAACCATGAATACATCCAGTTTCACCCGACATCCCTGTTTCACCGCAGTCCGCGCAAGTTCCTGATTTCCGAGGCAGTGCGCGGCGAGGGCGCGAAACTGGTCAACGTTCACGGCCATGCCTTCATGGCGGATTATGATCCCCGGGCTGATCTGGCTCCCCGGGACATTGTGACCAGGGCCATTGTCGATGAGATGCTCAAGACCGGCGAGGACTTTGTCTATCTTGACGCAGCGAACTACATCGACACCGATATCGCGCAGCGCTTTCCGACCATTCATCAGAAATGCCTGGAAGGCGGGGTCGACATGGCCAAGGAACCCATCCCGGTTGTCCCGGCTGCCCATTACTTCTGTGGGGGCATTCTGGTGGATCAGCAGGGGCGGACCACCATCGAACGGCTCTATGCGGGCGGCGAGTGCGCGTGCACCGGAGTTCACGGAGCCAATCGCCTGGCGAGCACTTCGCTGCTGGAAGGATTGGTGTGGGGGCACGCCATCGGGCAGGATATCGCGTTGCGCGTGAAGCGCAACGCCATGCTGAACAACCGGTTGAAGTCCTCCATCGCTCCGTGGTTCGCCCTGGGGCATCGCCAGAACGAGGACCCGGTACTCGTGAGTCAGGATTGGGCGACCATCAAGCATACCATGTGGAACTACGTGGGCATCAAGCGGACCACGCCCCGCCTGAAACGCGCTTTCGACGACCTGCGCGACCTGAACAAACGCCTGCACTCCTTCTACAAGGAAACCCAAATTTCCAAATCTCTGGTGGATCTGTTCCACGGCTGCCAGACGGCCTACATCATTACGACGGCGGCCATGCGCAATCCCCAGAGCAAGGGATGCCATTACCGGGATGACACGTAGCGTGATCCGCACGTTGCGCCTGAACTTGTGAACCATGGCTGAACAGTTTCCTTCCCCTCCGCATCTCTCTTCATGGAGAAGTTACCGTGGTCGGTGCCGGCCGGGACCAGGGGAAGTAGGATTCCAAGTGGTGGTGGCGCAGACGGATCTGTGGGTTGTCGCTGAAAGCGACTTGCGCAGGGAAGTGCTGCAGGCCGTGAATGACTGCCGCGGACAACTGGAGGCGCACATCGCGGTCCAACCCGAATTCGCGACCAGCCTTGAGCCCGTGGACGTCAAGTCTTCTGTTCCAGCCGTCATCCAGGCCATGGCCAAGGCTGGTCGGATCTGCAACGTTGGCCCAATGGCCGCCGTGGCCGGGTCCGTGGCGCAATGGGTAGCCGAACGATGCGCGTCACGGAGTCCGAACCTCATCGTGGAGAATGGCGGAGATCTTTACCTGCAATCGACCCGGGAGCGCATTGTCGGCCTGCTTGCGGTTCCCAAAAGCGAAATGAGCATGGGATTACGTTTAATGCCTGAGGATTTCCCTTGTTCACTTTGCTCATCATCAGCAACCATCGGCCATTCCCTGAGCTTCGGCCAAGCCGACCTGGTGGTGACGCGCTCCAAAAACGCCGCCCTGGCCGACGCCGCGGCCACCGCCCTTGGCAACATGCTGCAGTCGCCCGGGGAGATGTCCCGGGTCATGGATCAGGCCAAACGTTTCGCCAGACATGGCTTGGACGGGGTCTTCGCCCAGTGCGGGGACCAGGTGGGCGTTTGGGGCAAGATGGACTTGGTTTGCCTTGAGTCGACGTAACAAGCCAAGCCTCAGCTGACTTGATCCAATGTCCCTTCCTCTTCGGGCATGATTTCCAGCAGATCGTGCTTCAGGGCCCAATGCAGGCAGAAGCGAACGGTTGCCTGGTCAATCTGGGGAAAGAGCCGGTCCATTTTCATCACCAATTCAGCAAAGGTCACTGGCTTGCGGGCGCAAAAAAGGATCTGCCTGATGGCCTCCGGCGTGACCAGATCTTCCAACCCGGCATAGATCACCGGAAAATCCCGACCCGAATAGATTTTTTCGCCAATGCGCGAGCAACGCAGTCTTGTTTGCGCGTCCATGGTTGAATGGTGAAAGCCGGCAAAAATTCCGGCATAGGGAAGCTCCAGGGGACGGGCGAAGACTTTTCCGGGCAAGGGGGCGACCTCCTGCTCCCAAAGGTGATCCCAAAGCGCAAGATGTTGCCGGATCAGATCCGGCCAGGAGTAATGGGTTCTGACGTGGAGTTCGGCCCGCCGGCCCATGTCGCGGCGTAGCTCGGGGTTGTCGATCAGCCGTCTCAGGGCTTCGGCCAGTGCAGGTACAAGGACCGCCGTTTGTTGCGCCAGGAGAAACTGGACCTCGTAATCCGGGATCAAGCCGGAAAGCATGTCGATGTCGTCTGAATCCTTTGGCCCGATGGTGGGAATCAAATATCCGGTCTGTTCATGGAGAACGATGTCCCGGTACCCGCTGTAATCGGCGGCGATGACCGGCAGTCCGGCCAGACCGGCCTCCAGGAGGGTCAGCCCGAAGGTTTCCTGAGGATTGTCCGCCAGGGAAATGAAGATGTCCGCCGCGGTATAGAGTTCCTGCTTGAGCTCATCGTCGGGACGGGGAATGAGCCGGATGGGAAGCCCGACGTTGCGGGCCAGGGCGGAAAATGTTTCGGGAAAGTCGTCCCGCGGCTCGACCCAGCCGGCTATCACAAGCAGTACCCGGGAGTCTTTTTTCGGAGCAATCCGCTGCCATGCCCGGAGCAGGGGCAACAGGTCCATTTTGGCATGGGGCGAAATTCTGCCCAGCACCAGCATTACGCAGGTCTCGTCGGACGCCTTCAGGCCGTCTCTGCCCTTGCGGCGAATGGCCTCGTGGGGAGCTGGCGTGCTAGGAGGCTTCATGCCCAGAGGGATGACGGACACCTCGGGCTGCGGGAACCGGTGCGCATCCAGCTCGAAATGCCGGCGCAGATGGGTGAAATAGGCCTGCACGGCGCCTTTTCCGGCACGTGACGTGGCGATGATCCCGTCGCGGGCCGTGCATCCGGACCAGAGGTGGGCCAGGAATTGGGCCGGGTATCCGGGATAACTCAGGGAATGAGTGACGCTGGTGACGGGAAAGAGGTCGTCGGAATAGGCGTTGCGCAATCGGGCCAGGGCAGGGGGGTGGTTGATGCAGTCCGAAAGATGGAAGCAGTGATAGCCATTGGTCCGCAGGGCTTTCGGCAATTCATGGCGCAGGAAAAAGCGGACATGACCGTTATTCAGAAAGCCTGGATATCGTTGCCTGAAAATCTCCTCGGTCTGCTGTACTTCTCTGGGCGTGGCAAGAAAGAAATGGTAGGCGTCAAACGGATCGAGATCAAAAAGGGCCGACAGAAACTGCTCATTCGCCACCCTGCGGCCCCAGATCGCCCCGGATTCGAGAAACGGATCCAATGTCCCCCAGATGCGGGGCTGTGTTTTCGTCATGGAAGCGTCTTTGGTCAAACGAACCTCGGCAAATTCTGAACTTACCGCCCCTATTGCCAACTTCCCAGATAAACAACGAATCTCTTCTAATCGCAATCGCAATCGCAATCGCAATCGTGTCTACTCACCTGAGGAAGTCGCGCTGGACTCTCCGACCTCGCAAGTTCCACCCCGCTTCCTCCCCTCGTAATCAGCCTGCCTTGCCCGCCTCCTGGATGTCCCGGGTCCGGATCTCGGCCCGCTTGATCTTGCCGCTGATGGTTTTGGGCAGTTCGTCGAGATACTCCACGACCCTGGGATATTTGTAGGGGGCGGTCAGGGATTTGACATGCTCCTGGAGCTCTTTGGTCAATGCTTCCGAAGCAGCATATCCCGGAGCCAGCACCACCGTGGCCTTGACCGCCTGGCCGCGAACCGGGTCCGGGATGCCGGTGACAGCGGCCTCCACCACGGCCGGGTGGGTGATCAAAACGCTTTCGACCTCAAACGGTCCGATCCGGTAGCCGGAACTCTTGATCAGGTCGTCCACCCTTCCCAGAAACCAGAGATACCCTTCCTCGTCCGTCCAGGCCTTGTCGCCGGTATGATAATACCCGCCGGCCCTGGACTGGGCCGTCTTCTCCGGCTCATCCAGATAGCCGGTGAAGAGTCCCAGGGGATTGCCGCCATCGAGGCGAATGCAGATCTCGCCCTCCTCGCCCGGCGCGCAGGGCTGCTGGTCGTCGTTGAGGAGCACCACGTCCCACCCCGGACTGGGCTTGCCGATGGAACCCGGCTTGGGCGTCATGAAGGGAAACGTGGCGACCTGCAGCGTGGTCTCGGTCTGTCCGTAGCCTTCGTAGATGGCCAGTCCGGTGGCTTCTTTCCAGGCATGAAAAACGCCGTCGTTGAGCAGTTCTCCAGCAGTGGTGCAATGACGCAGGCTGGAGAGGTCCAGGCCGGAGAAATCCTGGCGAATCAGGAATCGGTACACCGTGGGCGGTCCGCAGAAGGACGTCACCTTGTGCTCGGCCAGGAGCGCCAACAGCTTTGCCGGATCGAACTTGCCCCGAAAGTCGTGGACGAAAACAACGGCCCCGGCCATCCATTGACCGTAGAATTTCCCCCAGACCGCCTTGCCCCATCCCGTATCGGCCAGTGTAAGGTGGATGTCGCCTGGGCGCAGATCATGCCAATGGATTCCGGTGGTATAGTGACCCAGAGGATAGGTATGTACATGCTCGACCATCTTCGGCGGCCCGGTGGTGCCGGAAGAAAAAAAGATCAGCAGGCTTTCCTGGCCGCCGGCTGCGTCTTCGGGCCGAGGAAACGTTTCTGCGGCTTCGGAAACGGTCGCGGCGTAATCCAGCCAGCCACGTGCCGGAAGCGTCGCCTCTCCGGATCCGACATGAATCAGGGTGCGCAGGCCGGGACAATCCGCAAGGGCAGCTTGAACAACGGGCGCGACTCCGCCATCGACTATCGCGGCCTTAATGCGGGCGAAGTTGACCCGGTAGACGATGTCCTTGGCGGTGAGCAGAGCTGGGGAAGGCACGGCCACGGCGCCAATTTTGTGCAAGGCGAGCATGCTGATCCAGAACTCCACCCGTCGGTGCAGGATGAGCATCACCCGGTCGCCTTTGCCCAGGCCGAGTTTCCGGAGGGCATTGGCCAGCTTGTTGGATTCCAGCTCGAAGAAGCCAAGGGTGTAGTCCTTACGAACTCCGGCATCGTCGACATGGATCATGGCCGGTCGGTCAGGATCCTGCCGGGCCTGTTCGGCCAGAAAGTCAAAAGCAAAATTGTAGTTTTCAGGTATGTCGATCTGAAAGGATTTCACAAAGTCTTCGTATGACGTGGAGGAAACGTTCATTTGTCGCTCGTTCTCGATGAGATGTTGAAAAATTCGACGCGGGCTTTGCGCTTCCAGGAGGGATCAGTGGTGGGAAATCAAGACACACCATGTTCCGTCACTGCCGGTTCCCTTGAATGGTGTGGAATTTCCGGAGGTTTCACAGGCAGTTGGCACCGCGAAGGCCTAGATAATGACGTCCAGAAACGTGGCTTCGGCCTGATCCAGCCCTCGCAGCGCATGGGGCGTTCTGGACGTGAAGTAGAGGCTGTCTCCCGGTTCCAGGATGAGAATCTGGTCGCCAAGGCGGAGCTCCAGCTTGCCGGAGATCATGTGGATGAATTCCTGGCCGGCGTGTTCGGTGAATGTCAGCTCATCTTCGGTTTTCGGCGGCACGGTCACCAGAAACGGCTCCATCCTGCGGCCGGTGAAACTGAAGGCCAGGCTTTTGTAGGTGTAGTCCTTGCGCCGGTCCACGCTCATGCCTTTGCCGCGGCGGACCAGGGCGTGATTGTGCAAATGGGCCTCGCCACCGGAAAGGAGGACGGTCAGGTCGACGCCGCAGGCCCGGGCGATCTGAAAAAGATGGCCTACCGGAATTTCCACTGTACCGGATTCGTACAGGGCAACTTTATCCGATGTGGATTCAATCTTTGCGGCCATTTCTTCGACGCTCAGGTCCAGGGCTTCGCGCAGCCCACGCAGACGCGGGGCGATATGCGTGTAGGGCGGATCTTCCAACGATGATGGAGGCATTGGTTGAGACATGATTACCTTATTGACGTGTTGAGATCAGGTTCAGAGCCATGGTCACGGCATTAAGCAGGCTTTCCGGTGAAGCCGCATCCCTGCCGACGAGATCATACCCCGTGCCGTGATCCGGACTGGTGCGCACATAGGGCAGGCCAAGGGTCATCTGGATGCCGGCATGAAAGTGGAGCAGCTTGAATGGCGCGAGTCCTTGGTCGTGATACATGGCCAAGACGGCAGAGAAGTCGCCGATCCTGGCGCGGTGAAAAACTGTGTCCGCGGCCAGCGGACCGACGACGTTCCATCCCCGGGCCGTTGCCTCGGCCACGGCTGGAGTAATGATTCTTTGTTCCTCGTCACCGATGCTCCCTTCCTCCCCGGCATGCGGATTGAGGCCGCATACAGCAATGGGCCGGCGCATGTCCATAGAATGCATCAGCTTGTGCGTCAATTCCAGCTTGTGGAGAATCAGTTTCGTTGTGATCAATTCCGGCACGGCCCGCAGTGCCGGGTGGGTGGTGGCCAAACTGACCCGCAGTTCCGGTCCCCAGAAATGCATGCAGACATTGTCCCCAGACAATCCGGCACGGGCGGCCAGGAATTCGGTATGCCCGGCATAGGCGAATCCTGCCTGCTGGAGCATGGCCTTGTTCAGCGGGCAGGTGACCAGTGCGTGGGCGGTGTGAGAGTCAAGCAGGGTGCAAGCAATTTCAAGGGATTCGCCGGCGGCCTTGCCCCCGGCTATGGTGGCCAGTCCGGGCTGAAACGGTAACCTGGAAAGGCTGGGAGGAGCATGGAGATACACTCCGGAAGGCTGCAGGGAAATTGTGTTCACATCCGGTAAGGGGCGCCAGAAGGAGGGTTGGCTCCTCATCCGCAGGTGATGATGCAAAGCCTGTTCAGGTCCGATGATCAGGATGCGTCCATCGGGGAAGAGTGATTCGCCGAAGATACGACAAACAAGCTCCGGACCCAGACCGTTTGGATCTCCAAGAGTCAGGGCGACGGTGGAAAGGCTTGGCGCTGCCGACTGGCCCGACTGCGTCTTAGTATGCATACGGGAAGGGCATGATGCAGTTATAATCGGCTAGTATAAAAGGACGATTGTAGAGGCTTTTCGGGCTTTGATCCGCAACCGGGACGCGGTCGGGAATGGGAAGTCATGCGTCCTTTTGTCGGGGAGAAAGGGAGAGACAATCCTCACGAAAGACGCAACCGGTCTGGTCGCAAAAACCTGTCTCGGCCCGGGCGAAGCAATCAAAATTGCCTTCATCAAGTTGGATCATTCGAATGGCTTGAATCTTGGTGATGCCGATGCCGAACTTGATTCCTTTTTCCTTGGCCATGGCCCGGATTTCGTTCATTTTCATGGGTAAAACGTCCTCATTTTTCAGGTTGAAGGCACGTATTGCACGGAAATCTCGTCCAACAGCTTATCCTTTGGACAGATCCGCGCCAAGTTCGCTGTAGGCCCGAATATATTTTTGAGCCGCGCTGGTCCATGAGAAATCGGTACGCATGGCCCGCACCTGCATTGCATTCCACTGCTGACGCTTTGACCAAAGGTCCAGGGCCTGATTGATGCATTTCAGAAAGGCATCAGATTCGGCGGGCGAAAAGATGAAGCCCGTAGATTCCGGGTGGGGGTAACTGACGATGGTGTCCAATAAGCCCCCAACCGCCGAGGCGACGGGCAGGCTGCCGTACCGGAGGCTGTACATCTGGGTCAGGCCGCAGGGTTCGTATCGGGAGGGCATCAGGAACAAATCCACGCCGGCCTGAATGCGGTGGGCCAAGTCCTCCGTATATCCGATCCGCGCCACGAATCGACCAGGATAGGTTTCCATCATGTCCTGGAGCAGGGCCTCGAACTGCAGATTGCCTTCGCCCAGAACCACAACGGATACGTCACGACGGAGCAGTTCCGGCAGGATGTCCAGAAGCATGTCGATGCCTTTCTGACGACGCAGACGGCCGACAAAGCCCAGCAGTGGGCGGGTAAGCATTTTCGGGTCCAGACAAAGTTCATGGAAGAGACTTTCCTTGCAGCGCAGTTTGCCTTTCAGCAGTTCCGGTGAGTAGGTGCACGGGAGAAACCGGTCCTGACGAGGATCCCAGATTTCGTAGTCGGCTCCGTTGAGGATGCCTCGCAGGTCCGAAGCCCTGTACTGAAGAATGCCTTCCAGTCCGCATCCGAATTCCGGTGTGAGTATCTCTTCCGCATAGGTCGGACTGACCGTGGTTACCATATCTGCGTAGGAAATTCCGCTTTTGAGAAGATTGAAGTCCCCGAAGTATTCGGCCCCGCCGCTGTGCCACGCCGTATGAGGCAGTCCGGAGTGCTGAAAGAGGCGGTAGGCGAAGCGGCCCTGGAACGCCAGGTTGTGGACCGTCATCACGGACTTGGTGTTCTCCCAGAAGGGATCGACCTTGCGCAGGAAGTGCAGGTATGCCGGCACCAGGGCGGCGTGCCAGTCGTGGGCATGGATGACGGCCGGTGGATGGGCCAGTCGTCTGGTCCACTCCATGGTTGCCCGGCAAAAGAAAATAAACCGCTCGCAGTTGTCGAAATAATCTCCCTTGTGGGTGCAATACAGAAAGCGCCGATCAAAATATTCACCGCGCGAGATGAAGTAGACCGGCAGGCCGTGGTAGTCGGCCAGGAAAATGTCTGCTGTGGTGTCCGGCCAGGGGTAGCCGACGGGGCAGTCCTCGTAAATCAGCCGCAAGGGGAATTCGCTGCTGGCGAGCCGGCCATAGAACGGGGTGATCACCCCGACATTGACGCCGAGCCGGGAAAGAGCCAAAGGCAAGGCTCCCATCACGTCCGCGAGCCCCCCGGTCTTCGAAAACGGGTACATTTCCGAGGTCACGAACAGGACCTGAGGATAGTTGTCCATATGATTTTCTCCCGTCAACGGCGTCCGCTGGCTTTCAGGGAACGGGTTTGTTCAGGGGCTGAAAGATACGCAAATAATCTTGCAGGATCCGGCCATGGTCGAAGGCCAGGTCCGAAGGCAGGTCGTCCACTGGAAAAATCCCGATTTTGCCTGCATCGTCTCCGGCTTTCATTTGTTCCGGGTTGACGGCCTGGGCCGTGTAAACGGTAGTTATGGTGTGCTGGCGGGGATCACGCCGGGGATCGGAGTAGACGCCGAGAAGACCGGTCAGCTCGACATCCAGGCCGGTTTCTTCCCGAGCCTCCCGCACAGCGGCCTGCTCAGCGGATTCGCCATGGTCGATGAACCCCCCGGGCAAGGCCCAGCCAGGTGGCGGATTGCGGCGCTCGATGAGCACTATTCCCTGTCCGGGGATGTGGATAAGGATGTCCACCGTGGGGACGGGATTGAGGTAATCCTCCAGCAATCCGGCGCAGTGTGAACACGTTTTATGTAATTTTGGCATGATATTATGATATTTTTTGGCGAGTGCGTCGAGAAAACAATCGATATCAGGTCGTCAACCTTCTATTAGGATTAAGCCATGTCATTCACGGCGAAAAAATAGTAAACGTACCCATCACAAAGGGCAATATATTCTTTATTTAGAACAAGTATTCAGCCGAGGTCCGGTTTGTCTTGATATTGCAATCTCGCATGTTTGGCGGGCACTTGTCTTTCAAAAAAGAACGCAAGGCGATGATTCACTCCGTCAATGACGTCACCTCGGCCTCGATGATAAAATGAGAATGGTTCGATGCGCCCTTTTGGTTACCCGGTTGGCTGACGGCTATGACTCCTCCCGAAGGCTGCACGACCCGATTGACGCCGCTAAAAATGCTGTAGGCCACGCTGCCTGATCCGCAGGCGGTCTCGGGAACAAAAGAATCCACCGCCGCGACATGAACGTAGGGGGTGATGCGGTTTTCCGCGTACAGGACAGCACCAAAGGCCGGCATGGAGAACCGGGAACAGAGATCCGCAAGGAACGCCTTACCCATGTTCGGGCGTTGTGCCGATGGGAGCAGGATGAAGCCGATGCCTTGCAGCAGTATAATGTTGTCCTGCCTGCTCCACGAAATGGGCACGGTGATGACGGTTGTGCCGCCATGGTTTTTGTAGGCAACGGGCTGCTCCAGCCCGCTGACTTTGATCCAACCTTGTGGTCCCAGGGTGGACGCAAAGGCCAGGGAGGCATTGATGCAAAATTCTCCGCCCATCATTTCCATTCTCGGGGAACGGGAATCATCCACCATGATGAATCCGACCTGCTCCACCTCCTGGAGAAGGTCGGCCACAAGGGTCTTGCGCCTGCCTGAAGGGCATTCCAGCACAAGAGCTGTGGAATTGCCTCCGGCAATGAGAAATTTTTGGATTTGCATACATCCCCCGGGGATCGGATATGCCCCAGACTGATCACAAAGTGAACGTGCGCCGCAGCAAGGCCGGTTGTTCTTGTCCCGGCCTTGTACAAGACGAATCAGTTGCAGTGGCAGGCGCAATGGACGCTCCGTCATGCGGCAGTCGAGCCGTTTCGCCGCCTGCACTGCTGCCAGGCTGATAGCCTCAGAGTTCAGAAAAGCCAAGCATCATTCGCTTTTTCCTTTGCGGCTACTTGACATCTTGATCATCGCCTTTGAGTATGTTCGATGCCGCGGTAACACACCTGCCGAAGCGGTCAAAACACGGAAGAGAAAAGCATTCTGGAGAGAAGATGAACAATTGCTGGCGGATTCTGTTGGTGATGATATTTTTAGGGCTGGTAAATGGCGGCGAGGTTCTCGCCCAACCTCCCGGACAGCCTCCGGCCGTTGTGGAGGTGGACAGCATTACATCCGGCCTGATGCGTGTGGAAAAGGAATTCCTGGGCACGGTTTACTTCCAGGAAACCTCCCTGGTGGCCGCTGAAGTCAGCGGGCGGATCACGGCGGTGCATTTCGAGCAGGGCGACACGGTCAGCCAGGGCGCAAAGCTGGTGACCATGGACGGGGTGTTGAAGTCCAAGGACCTGCAGTCGCGGCAGGCGCAACGCGAGGAAGCGCTGGTGGAACTTGCCCGGGCCCAGCGGGAACTGGGACGATTGGAGCGGCTTTTCGAGCAGAGCACGGTTTCCGAGCAGGAATATGATCATGTCCGGTTTCAGGTCGAGGGGCTTGAGCGCCGGGCTGAATCTCTGGCGGCGGAGATCGCCAAGATCCAGGAAGAACTGCGCAAACTGGAGGTACGGGCGCCCTTTGACGGGGTCGTGCTCTCCCGGCAAAGCAATCTCGGGGAATGGCTGGCTCCCGGTTCCCCGGTGGCCGAAGTGGCCCGCACAGGGCTGCTGGATATTATGGTCAACGTCCCGATCAACGTGGCAATGTCCCTTGAGCAGGGACAGACCGTGGCCGGCCAGGCAGTAGGAAGAGAGCTGGAAGGGCGGGTCACGGCCGTCATCCCAAGGGGTGACGTGGGCAGCCGGACATTCCCGGTCAAGGTGCGGCTGCACGACGAACCAGGATTGCTGGAAGGCATGGAGGTCCGCCTTTTCATGCCAACCGGTGAAAGCCATGAGGGGCTGATCGTTCCGCGGGATGCGGTGGTTTCCAGTCCCATGGGCAGCGTCATTTTTCTGGTCCGGGAAGAGCAGGCCAGAATGATCCCGGTGACCGTCGCCGCCTATGCCTGGGACAAGGCCGGCATCCAGGCCCAGGGGGTCGAAGAGGGCGATCTGGTTGTGGTCAAGGGGCAGGAGCGGCTCAGGGACAACCAGCCCGTGCGCCTTCGCGGCAACCAGTCCGAGGGCGCCGGACCCTGATGGACGCGAGGATTATCTTCGAACACTGATCTGGATCGGCGTGAGGCGCCGGTGGTCCGCGCGACATTTTGCATAAAAGACTTCCATCTGAATCCACTCCCGAGTCATCAATGAATCCAATCAGTTTCGCCATTCGTAATCCGGTCACCATTATGGTGGGCGTGATTTTCGTCGTCCTGTTCGGCCTGATTTCCCTGTTCGGCATGCCCTATCAGCTCAGTCCCACGGTGGTCGAGCCGGAAATTTCGGTCCAGACGGTCTGGGTCGGGGCCACTCCCTACGAAATCGAGCGGGACATCATCGAGGAGCAGGAAAACGTCCTCAAAGGCATTCCCGGCCTGCTTGAAATGGAGAGCGAAAGCTTCAGTTCCTTTGGCCGCATCAACCTGCGGTTCTCTCTGGGGACGAACGTGGATGACGCCCTGCTGCGCGTTTCCAACAAGTTGAATGAAGTCCGTTCGTATCCCCAGGGCGCAGATCGACCGGTGATTTCCGCCACGGGGGCGGCCT contains these protein-coding regions:
- the nadB gene encoding L-aspartate oxidase, giving the protein MIDTVETRALVIGSGIAGCVAALTIAEAGVDVVLICAGRQLDDGNTALAQGGIVYRGLGDSAQLMAKDIITAGWELNYPRAVRFLCRKGPEVLNKIFLEKLAVPFAREEHGEYHLTMEGGHSRPRILYSADYTGRVIMDSLIVAVRKNPHIRVMTEMTAIDVLTTHHHSHSLEIRYQIENQCVGAYVLEHSTGIVRRFLADYTVLATGGIGQIYLNTTNTSGSLGSGFAMAHRAGARLMNHEYIQFHPTSLFHRSPRKFLISEAVRGEGAKLVNVHGHAFMADYDPRADLAPRDIVTRAIVDEMLKTGEDFVYLDAANYIDTDIAQRFPTIHQKCLEGGVDMAKEPIPVVPAAHYFCGGILVDQQGRTTIERLYAGGECACTGVHGANRLASTSLLEGLVWGHAIGQDIALRVKRNAMLNNRLKSSIAPWFALGHRQNEDPVLVSQDWATIKHTMWNYVGIKRTTPRLKRAFDDLRDLNKRLHSFYKETQISKSLVDLFHGCQTAYIITTAAMRNPQSKGCHYRDDT
- a CDS encoding UPF0280 family protein encodes the protein MAEQFPSPPHLSSWRSYRGRCRPGPGEVGFQVVVAQTDLWVVAESDLRREVLQAVNDCRGQLEAHIAVQPEFATSLEPVDVKSSVPAVIQAMAKAGRICNVGPMAAVAGSVAQWVAERCASRSPNLIVENGGDLYLQSTRERIVGLLAVPKSEMSMGLRLMPEDFPCSLCSSSATIGHSLSFGQADLVVTRSKNAALADAAATALGNMLQSPGEMSRVMDQAKRFARHGLDGVFAQCGDQVGVWGKMDLVCLEST
- a CDS encoding glycosyltransferase family 4 protein, with product MTKTQPRIWGTLDPFLESGAIWGRRVANEQFLSALFDLDPFDAYHFFLATPREVQQTEEIFRQRYPGFLNNGHVRFFLRHELPKALRTNGYHCFHLSDCINHPPALARLRNAYSDDLFPVTSVTHSLSYPGYPAQFLAHLWSGCTARDGIIATSRAGKGAVQAYFTHLRRHFELDAHRFPQPEVSVIPLGMKPPSTPAPHEAIRRKGRDGLKASDETCVMLVLGRISPHAKMDLLPLLRAWQRIAPKKDSRVLLVIAGWVEPRDDFPETFSALARNVGLPIRLIPRPDDELKQELYTAADIFISLADNPQETFGLTLLEAGLAGLPVIAADYSGYRDIVLHEQTGYLIPTIGPKDSDDIDMLSGLIPDYEVQFLLAQQTAVLVPALAEALRRLIDNPELRRDMGRRAELHVRTHYSWPDLIRQHLALWDHLWEQEVAPLPGKVFARPLELPYAGIFAGFHHSTMDAQTRLRCSRIGEKIYSGRDFPVIYAGLEDLVTPEAIRQILFCARKPVTFAELVMKMDRLFPQIDQATVRFCLHWALKHDLLEIMPEEEGTLDQVS
- a CDS encoding AMP-binding protein, whose protein sequence is MNVSSTSYEDFVKSFQIDIPENYNFAFDFLAEQARQDPDRPAMIHVDDAGVRKDYTLGFFELESNKLANALRKLGLGKGDRVMLILHRRVEFWISMLALHKIGAVAVPSPALLTAKDIVYRVNFARIKAAIVDGGVAPVVQAALADCPGLRTLIHVGSGEATLPARGWLDYAATVSEAAETFPRPEDAAGGQESLLIFFSSGTTGPPKMVEHVHTYPLGHYTTGIHWHDLRPGDIHLTLADTGWGKAVWGKFYGQWMAGAVVFVHDFRGKFDPAKLLALLAEHKVTSFCGPPTVYRFLIRQDFSGLDLSSLRHCTTAGELLNDGVFHAWKEATGLAIYEGYGQTETTLQVATFPFMTPKPGSIGKPSPGWDVVLLNDDQQPCAPGEEGEICIRLDGGNPLGLFTGYLDEPEKTAQSRAGGYYHTGDKAWTDEEGYLWFLGRVDDLIKSSGYRIGPFEVESVLITHPAVVEAAVTGIPDPVRGQAVKATVVLAPGYAASEALTKELQEHVKSLTAPYKYPRVVEYLDELPKTISGKIKRAEIRTRDIQEAGKAG
- a CDS encoding helix-turn-helix domain-containing protein → MSQPMPPSSLEDPPYTHIAPRLRGLREALDLSVEEMAAKIESTSDKVALYESGTVEIPVGHLFQIARACGVDLTVLLSGGEAHLHNHALVRRGKGMSVDRRKDYTYKSLAFSFTGRRMEPFLVTVPPKTEDELTFTEHAGQEFIHMISGKLELRLGDQILILEPGDSLYFTSRTPHALRGLDQAEATFLDVII
- the pdxA gene encoding 4-hydroxythreonine-4-phosphate dehydrogenase PdxA: MHTKTQSGQSAAPSLSTVALTLGDPNGLGPELVCRIFGESLFPDGRILIIGPEQALHHHLRMRSQPSFWRPLPDVNTISLQPSGVYLHAPPSLSRLPFQPGLATIAGGKAAGESLEIACTLLDSHTAHALVTCPLNKAMLQQAGFAYAGHTEFLAARAGLSGDNVCMHFWGPELRVSLATTHPALRAVPELITTKLILHKLELTHKLMHSMDMRRPIAVCGLNPHAGEEGSIGDEEQRIITPAVAEATARGWNVVGPLAADTVFHRARIGDFSAVLAMYHDQGLAPFKLLHFHAGIQMTLGLPYVRTSPDHGTGYDLVGRDAASPESLLNAVTMALNLISTRQ